One window from the genome of Castellaniella sp. MT123 encodes:
- a CDS encoding HNH endonuclease, producing the protein MNSPIPLLERTRLEKAAQDAGFDLRSQEEGSWLVFRSTAFSQALGVAATSQGGYRLGLTDSSVCRQIAAELGLQVSIQSEPWSVGLEGAADYEKLYHSIDRAADMFRVMAGIGLQHYRERTHTPPDATEISRLVRQRIGQDIFRATLIEYWGGRCALTSLDEPQLLRASHIKPWARCETDEERLDVFNGFLLAPHFDALFDAGWITFLDSGAIQVSPSLQLLQRKALGLHGNEALHSLSDAHLPYLAWHRKHWFRK; encoded by the coding sequence ATGAACTCACCGATTCCGCTACTGGAACGCACTCGGCTTGAAAAGGCTGCCCAAGACGCAGGGTTTGACCTGCGCTCCCAGGAAGAAGGTTCATGGCTAGTCTTTCGGTCCACGGCCTTCTCGCAGGCGCTTGGGGTAGCGGCCACCAGTCAGGGCGGCTATCGACTCGGGCTGACCGACTCCAGTGTATGCAGGCAGATTGCGGCAGAACTCGGATTGCAGGTATCAATCCAGTCTGAACCCTGGAGTGTTGGCCTTGAAGGTGCCGCAGATTACGAGAAGCTGTACCACAGTATAGACCGGGCCGCCGACATGTTTCGGGTGATGGCCGGAATCGGCTTACAGCACTATCGGGAACGCACTCACACACCACCCGATGCCACAGAAATCAGCCGCCTGGTACGCCAGCGCATCGGACAAGATATCTTCCGAGCGACACTTATCGAGTACTGGGGAGGCCGCTGCGCCCTGACGAGCCTGGATGAGCCGCAGCTGTTACGTGCCTCTCATATCAAGCCTTGGGCCCGCTGCGAAACCGACGAAGAGCGTCTGGATGTGTTCAACGGCTTTCTGCTGGCACCGCATTTCGACGCCCTATTTGACGCTGGCTGGATAACGTTCCTGGATTCGGGGGCCATCCAGGTATCCCCATCACTGCAACTGCTGCAGCGTAAAGCACTGGGGCTGCACGGGAACGAAGCACTGCATAGTCTGTCAGATGCCCACCTGCCCTATCTGGCTTGGCACCGAAAACATTGGTTTCGCAAATAA
- a CDS encoding IS256 family transposase codes for MPVKHKKPSIAAQAAARTARFPKLPEHLLDGLVEGPMSAMEVEDLIDAFGKAVIERAMAGEMNAHLGYRAGEDKPAQQADERNGVSAKTLLTKHGSMRVQLPRDRDGTFEPVLIPKHERHFAGFDERIIALYARGMSVREIQAFLAETYGTDVSPELISEVTDEVMTETVAWQNRPLERMYPVVFFDALRVKIRTDGLVVNKAVYLALGIDANGERDVLGLWIEQTEGSKFWLKVFNELKNRGCQDILIAVVDGLKGLPEAINVVFPKTTVQTCIVHLMRNSLDYAGWKDRKLVAAALKPIYAAANEQQAREALAAFAAGPWGTKYPTIVAAWERAWEHVVPFFIFPPDIRRVIYTTNAIENMNRQLRKIIKNRGQFPSDEAAVKLLWLALRNVLAKPSRSVHTWKAAMNQFAILFGERFTEARD; via the coding sequence ATGCCCGTGAAACACAAGAAGCCATCTATTGCGGCCCAGGCGGCCGCCCGTACGGCCCGATTTCCGAAGCTGCCTGAGCATTTGCTGGACGGCCTGGTCGAAGGTCCGATGTCGGCCATGGAGGTCGAGGATCTGATTGATGCCTTTGGCAAGGCGGTGATCGAGCGGGCCATGGCTGGCGAGATGAACGCCCACCTTGGCTACCGTGCCGGCGAAGACAAGCCGGCCCAACAAGCCGACGAACGCAACGGCGTGAGCGCCAAGACGCTGTTGACCAAACACGGCTCGATGCGTGTTCAGTTGCCCCGCGACCGGGACGGTACCTTCGAGCCGGTCTTGATCCCCAAGCATGAGCGCCATTTCGCCGGGTTCGATGAACGCATCATCGCCCTGTACGCCCGAGGCATGAGCGTGCGCGAGATCCAGGCATTCCTGGCTGAGACCTATGGCACGGATGTCTCGCCCGAGCTCATCAGCGAGGTCACTGACGAGGTCATGACCGAGACGGTGGCCTGGCAGAATCGGCCCCTGGAGCGCATGTACCCGGTCGTGTTCTTCGATGCCCTGCGCGTGAAGATCCGCACCGACGGGCTGGTGGTCAACAAGGCGGTCTACCTGGCCCTGGGGATCGACGCTAACGGGGAGCGTGACGTGCTGGGGCTGTGGATTGAGCAGACCGAAGGTTCGAAGTTCTGGCTCAAGGTCTTCAACGAGCTCAAGAACCGGGGCTGCCAGGACATTCTGATTGCCGTGGTCGATGGTTTAAAGGGCCTGCCCGAGGCCATCAACGTGGTCTTCCCGAAAACGACGGTGCAGACCTGCATCGTGCATCTGATGCGCAACAGCCTGGATTACGCCGGCTGGAAGGACCGTAAGTTGGTCGCCGCCGCCCTCAAGCCCATCTATGCCGCCGCCAATGAGCAACAGGCCAGAGAGGCGCTGGCCGCCTTCGCGGCTGGCCCTTGGGGCACGAAATATCCGACGATCGTGGCCGCCTGGGAGCGGGCCTGGGAACATGTGGTGCCGTTCTTCATCTTCCCACCCGATATCCGGCGCGTGATCTATACCACGAACGCCATCGAGAACATGAATCGGCAGCTGCGTAAAATCATCAAGAACCGGGGCCAATTCCCCAGCGACGAGGCGGCCGTCAAACTCCTATGGCTGGCGCTGCGAAACGTGCTGGCCAAGCCGTCACGATCGGTTCATACGTGGAAAGCAGCCATGAATCAGTTCGCCATCCTGTTCGGTGAACGGTTCACCGAGGCGAGGGATTAA
- a CDS encoding DUF262 domain-containing protein produces MQERLFKEVNYTLGVLLNQIKLGVIGLPDIQRPFVWPNTKVRDLFDSMYKGYPVGYFLFWQTGADDSGTKGIGQDSKQKARECPEFCGRGIT; encoded by the coding sequence ATGCAAGAACGGCTGTTCAAAGAAGTCAATTACACTCTGGGCGTGTTGCTGAACCAAATCAAATTGGGAGTCATCGGCCTACCGGACATCCAACGCCCCTTCGTCTGGCCCAACACCAAGGTTCGTGACCTGTTTGATTCGATGTACAAAGGCTACCCGGTTGGCTATTTTTTGTTCTGGCAAACCGGCGCCGACGATAGCGGAACTAAGGGGATTGGCCAGGACTCCAAGCAAAAGGCACGAGAGTGTCCAGAATTTTGTGGGCGAGGCATAACATGA
- a CDS encoding DUF262 domain-containing protein: MKEPVLRDNFEHERIRIAFNPLKGEFAVPDATTQRQAEFITDISEVFSQDSYETISQYLDRLRQTREVDKDEERHIAKAIGRLAGLKDYPFVALELTQSADEEQVADIFVRINSEGKKLNQSDFILTLMSVHWDGGRTDLEQFSIATRKPTAGNGASPLNPIFRPEPDQLLRVGVGIAFRRGRLEHVYSVLRGKDLRTGEFSTELRSKQFGQLKAAQAKVLNLTHWADFLNVVRSAGYRHQRYISSEGALIFAYQLYLIGRTEYGVEPYTLKQTIARWLYMSLLTGRYTSSPESRYETDLKLLPDSRNPTEFVKALSEVEAATLTDDYWVKTLPLELATSASRGPSLFAYYAALVLCEAKALFSKQKVADLLDPPAIGNKKPLERHHIFPKSYLKGLGISELRETNQIANYTLVEWDDNLAISDIAPKDYWPQYADRFSKRELKDMMNWHALPEGWQNLPYEDFLVARRPLIATVIRRGYEKLAGIHEATTLSSDRQAR, encoded by the coding sequence ATGAAGGAACCAGTGCTACGGGACAACTTTGAGCACGAACGCATCCGCATTGCCTTCAACCCCTTGAAAGGGGAATTTGCCGTGCCAGATGCCACCACGCAGAGGCAGGCTGAATTCATTACCGACATCTCGGAGGTCTTCTCACAAGACTCCTACGAGACTATTTCTCAGTATCTTGACCGGCTTCGTCAGACGCGCGAAGTGGATAAAGACGAAGAGCGCCATATCGCCAAGGCTATCGGTCGACTGGCAGGACTGAAAGACTATCCCTTTGTGGCACTGGAACTAACGCAGTCAGCCGATGAAGAGCAAGTGGCTGACATCTTTGTGCGTATCAACAGCGAAGGTAAAAAACTGAACCAATCGGATTTCATCCTGACCCTGATGTCCGTCCATTGGGATGGAGGGCGCACTGACCTCGAGCAGTTCAGCATTGCTACCCGAAAACCTACAGCAGGCAACGGGGCAAGCCCTCTGAATCCGATTTTCCGGCCCGAGCCGGACCAGCTCCTGCGTGTAGGCGTAGGCATCGCCTTTCGCAGGGGCCGCCTTGAACATGTGTATTCCGTCTTGCGCGGCAAAGACCTGCGAACCGGTGAATTTTCGACCGAACTCCGCAGCAAGCAGTTTGGCCAATTGAAAGCAGCCCAAGCCAAGGTGCTGAACCTGACTCACTGGGCAGACTTTCTAAATGTCGTGCGCAGCGCAGGATACCGCCATCAGCGGTACATCAGCTCCGAAGGGGCGCTGATTTTTGCCTATCAGCTTTATCTGATTGGTCGCACAGAGTATGGGGTGGAACCCTATACGCTCAAGCAAACCATAGCCCGCTGGCTCTACATGTCGCTTCTGACCGGACGCTATACCAGTTCACCGGAGTCTCGCTACGAGACAGACCTCAAGTTGCTGCCAGACAGCAGGAACCCTACTGAATTTGTGAAGGCACTATCCGAGGTCGAGGCTGCGACCCTCACCGATGATTACTGGGTAAAGACCTTGCCCCTCGAACTTGCCACTTCCGCCAGTCGTGGCCCCAGCCTCTTTGCTTATTACGCTGCTTTGGTACTGTGCGAGGCCAAGGCCCTGTTCTCCAAGCAGAAGGTCGCGGACCTCCTGGACCCACCCGCAATTGGGAACAAGAAGCCTTTGGAACGTCATCACATATTTCCCAAAAGCTACCTGAAGGGACTGGGCATCAGTGAACTCAGGGAAACAAACCAGATAGCAAACTACACCCTGGTCGAATGGGATGACAACCTGGCCATCTCTGATATCGCCCCCAAGGACTACTGGCCGCAATACGCCGACCGTTTCTCCAAAAGAGAATTGAAAGACATGATGAACTGGCACGCGTTGCCTGAAGGCTGGCAAAACCTGCCGTATGAAGATTTTCTCGTAGCAAGGCGCCCACTGATTGCCACAGTGATTCGGCGGGGCTACGAAAAGTTAGCCGGAATACACGAAGCAACCACTCTATCATCGGATAGGCAAGCACGATGA